Proteins encoded within one genomic window of Glycine soja cultivar W05 chromosome 1, ASM419377v2, whole genome shotgun sequence:
- the LOC114375925 gene encoding uncharacterized protein LOC114375925 produces MSILLNLGFSKSLLESTLYVKIDGADILIISLYVDDLFVTGNNLSLVEKFKKEMMVVFEMTDLGLMMFFLGMEIKQGGVFVCQKKYAKEILKKFKLEECKEMNTPMNQKERLYKEDGTEKIDQAYFRSMIGCLLYLSVTRPDILNVVSILSRFMHCASEMHLKAAKRVIRYVKGTCNFGIKYKKTEKFKLIGFSGSEWGGSIDDMRSTSG; encoded by the coding sequence ATGAGCATTTTGCTGAACTTGGGGTTCTCTAAAAGTCTGTTAGAGTCAACATTATATGTCAAAATAGATGGAGCTGATATTCTTATCATTTCACTGTATGTGGATGATCTTTTTGTGACAGGTAACAACTTAAGTCTTGTGGAGAAGTTCAAGAAAGAGATGATGGTGGTGTTTGAGATGACAGATCTTGGTTTAATGATGTTCTTTCTTGGAATGGAAATTAAACAAGGAGGAGTCTTTGTTTGCCAAAAGAAGTATGCCAAAGAGATTTTAAAGAAGTTTAAACTTGAAGAATGCAAAGAAATGAACACTCCAATGAATCAAAAGGAAAGGCTTTACAAGGAAGATGGAACTGAGAAGATAGATCAAGCATACTTCAGAAGCATGATTGGATGTTTGTTGTACCTTTCAGTGACTCGGCCTGACATCCTAAATGTTGTAAGCATTTTGTCTCGGTTTATGCATTGTGCAAGTGAAATGCATCTCAAGGCTGCAAAAAGGGTGATTAGATATGTTAAAGGAACTTGTAATTTTGGCATCAAGTACAAGAAAACTGAAAAGTTCAAGCTGATAGGCTTCTCTGGCAGTGAATGGGGTGGTTCAATTGATGATATGAGAAGTACTTCAGGGTAA
- the LOC114415919 gene encoding receptor-like serine/threonine-protein kinase SD1-8 isoform X4 produces the protein MKFILFLISMIVYILFFPFLIVFTAAETSSITQSQSLSYRKTLVSPSGIFELGFFNLGNPNKIYLGIWNKNIPLQNIVWVANGGSPIKDSSSILKLDSSGNLVLTHNNTVVWSTSSPEKAQNPVAELLDSGNLVIRDENGGNEDAYMWQSFDYPSNTMLQGMKVGWDLKRNFSTRLIAWKSDDDPTQGDLSWGIILHPYPEIYMMKGTKKYHRLGPWNGLRFSGFPLMKPNNHIYYSEFVCNQEEVYFRWSLKQTSSISKVVLNQTTLERQRYVWSGKSWILYAALPEDYCDHYGVCGANTYCTTSALPMCQCLKGFKPKSPEEWNSMNWSEGCVRKHPLSCKNKLSDGFVLVEGLKVPDTKDTFVDETIDLKQCRTKCLNKCSCMAYTNSNISGAGSGCVMWFGDLFDIKLYPENGQSLYIRLPASELEFIRYKRNSIIIIVTSVAATLVVMVVTLAIYFIRRRKIADKSKTEENIERQLDDMDVPLFDLLTVTTATNNFSLNNKIGQGGFGPVYKGELVDGREIAVKRLSTSSGQGINEFTAEVKLIAKLQHRNLVKLLGCCFQGQEKLLIYEYMVNGSLDTFIFDKVKGKLLDWPRRFHIILGIARGLLYLHQDSRLRIIHRDLKASNVLLDEKFNPKISDFGTAKAFGGDQIEGNTKRVVGT, from the exons ATGAAGTTTATTCTTTTTCTGATTAGTATGATAGTTTATATActgtttttcccttttctcaTAGTTTTCACAGCAGCAGAAACTTCATCCATCACACAATCCCAGTCCCTCAGTTACAGAAAGACCCTAGTTTCCCCAAGTGGAATCTTCGAACTCGGTTTCTTCAATCTTGGAAATCCGAACAAAATCTACCTTGGAATTTGGAACAAGAATATTCCACTTCAAAACATAGTTTGGGTTGCAAACGGTGGTAGTCCAATCAAGGATTCTTCTTCCATCTTGAAACTAGACAGTTCTGGCAATTTGGTCCTTACACACAACAACACAGTTGTTTGGAGCACAAGTTCTCCAGAAAAGGCACAGAATCCGGTGGCAGAGCTCTTGGATTCTGGCAATCTTGTGATAagagatgagaatggaggaaaTGAAGACGCATATATGTGGCAAAGCTTTGATTACCCATCTAATACTATGCTGCAAGGAATGAAGGTTGGATGGGACCTCAAAAGAAATTTTAGTACTCGCCTGATAGCTTGGAAGAGTGACGATGATCCAACCCAAGGAGACTTATCTTGGGGCATTATCCTGCACCCTTATCCTGAGATCTATATGATGAAGGGAACAAAAAAGTACCATAGACTTGGACCATGGAATGGTTTGCGTTTCAGTGGCTTTCCACTTATGAAGCCTAATAACCACATATACTATTCTGAGTTTGTCTGCAACCAGGAAGAGGTTTATTTCAGATGGAGCCTCAAGCAGACTAGTTCAATATCAAAAGTGGTACTTAACCAAACCACACTGGAACGTCAGCGTTATGTATGGTCTGGGAAATCATGGATTTTATATGCAGCACTGCCAGAAGACTACTGTGACCATTATGGAGTTTGTGGAGCCAATACATACTGCACCACTTCTGCATTACCAATGTGTCAATGTTTAAAAGGGTTCAAGCCTAAGTCTCCTGAGGAATGGAACTCAATGAACTGGTCTGAAGGATGTGTCCGGAAACATCCACTTAGCTGCAAAAATAAGCTCAGTGATGGGTTTGTACTAGTGGAAGGCTTGAAAGTGCCGGATACTAAAGATACGTTTGTGGATGAGACTATTGATCTAAAACAATGCAGAACCAAGTGCTTGAATAAATGTTCCTGCATGGCGTATACCAATTCAAATATAAGTGGAGCAGGCAGTGGCTGTGTTATGTGGTTTGGTGATTTATTTGACATCAAACTGTATCCAGAGAATGGGCAGAGTCTATATATAAGGTTGCCTGCTTCAGAATTAG AGTTTATCAGGTACAAGAGGAACtctataataataattgtaaCCTCCGTTGCTGCAACTTTGGTAGTGATGGTAGTGACACTTGCTATTTATTTCATCAGAAGAAGGAAAATTGCCG ACAAGTCAAAGACAGAAGAGAACATCGAAAGACAGCTAGATGATATGGATGTGCCATTGTTTGATCTTCTAACAGTCACTACTGCCACCAACAATTTTTCATTGAATAATAAGATTGGACAAGGTGGTTTTGGACCTGTATATAAG GGAGAATTAGTGGATGGGCGAGAAATTGCTGTCAAGCGACTATCAACTAGCTCTGGACAAGGAATAAATGAGTTCACAGCAGAAGTAAAACTGATTGCAAAGCTTCAACACCGAAATCTTGTAAAGCTCCTTGGCTGTTGCTTTCAAGGACaagaaaaattactaatatatgAATACATGGTTAATGGCAGCCTAGACACCTTCATTTTTG ataaagTGAAAGGTAAATTATTGGATTGGCCCCGACGCTTCCACATAATACTTGGAATTGCTAGAGGACTTTTGTATCTCCATCAAGATTCCCGATTAAGGATTATTCATAGAGATCTCAAAGCAAGTAATGTTTTACTTGATGAAAAGTTCAATCCTAAAATATCAGATTTTGGAACAGCAAAAGCTTTTGGAGGAGACCAAATCGAAGGAAACACAAAAAGAGTAGTTGGGACTTA G
- the LOC114415919 gene encoding G-type lectin S-receptor-like serine/threonine-protein kinase At4g27290 isoform X1 → MKFILFLISMIVYILFFPFLIVFTAAETSSITQSQSLSYRKTLVSPSGIFELGFFNLGNPNKIYLGIWNKNIPLQNIVWVANGGSPIKDSSSILKLDSSGNLVLTHNNTVVWSTSSPEKAQNPVAELLDSGNLVIRDENGGNEDAYMWQSFDYPSNTMLQGMKVGWDLKRNFSTRLIAWKSDDDPTQGDLSWGIILHPYPEIYMMKGTKKYHRLGPWNGLRFSGFPLMKPNNHIYYSEFVCNQEEVYFRWSLKQTSSISKVVLNQTTLERQRYVWSGKSWILYAALPEDYCDHYGVCGANTYCTTSALPMCQCLKGFKPKSPEEWNSMNWSEGCVRKHPLSCKNKLSDGFVLVEGLKVPDTKDTFVDETIDLKQCRTKCLNKCSCMAYTNSNISGAGSGCVMWFGDLFDIKLYPENGQSLYIRLPASELEFIRYKRNSIIIIVTSVAATLVVMVVTLAIYFIRRRKIADKSKTEENIERQLDDMDVPLFDLLTVTTATNNFSLNNKIGQGGFGPVYKGELVDGREIAVKRLSTSSGQGINEFTAEVKLIAKLQHRNLVKLLGCCFQGQEKLLIYEYMVNGSLDTFIFDKVKGKLLDWPRRFHIILGIARGLLYLHQDSRLRIIHRDLKASNVLLDEKFNPKISDFGTAKAFGGDQIEGNTKRVVGTYGYMAPEYAVAGLFSIKSDVFSFGILLLEIVCGIKNKALCDGNQIHSLAWTLWKEKNALQLIDSSIKDSCVISEVLRCIHVSLLCLQQYPGDRPTMTSVIQMLGSEMELVEPKELSFFQSRILDEGKLSFNLNLMTSNDELTITSLNGR, encoded by the exons ATGAAGTTTATTCTTTTTCTGATTAGTATGATAGTTTATATActgtttttcccttttctcaTAGTTTTCACAGCAGCAGAAACTTCATCCATCACACAATCCCAGTCCCTCAGTTACAGAAAGACCCTAGTTTCCCCAAGTGGAATCTTCGAACTCGGTTTCTTCAATCTTGGAAATCCGAACAAAATCTACCTTGGAATTTGGAACAAGAATATTCCACTTCAAAACATAGTTTGGGTTGCAAACGGTGGTAGTCCAATCAAGGATTCTTCTTCCATCTTGAAACTAGACAGTTCTGGCAATTTGGTCCTTACACACAACAACACAGTTGTTTGGAGCACAAGTTCTCCAGAAAAGGCACAGAATCCGGTGGCAGAGCTCTTGGATTCTGGCAATCTTGTGATAagagatgagaatggaggaaaTGAAGACGCATATATGTGGCAAAGCTTTGATTACCCATCTAATACTATGCTGCAAGGAATGAAGGTTGGATGGGACCTCAAAAGAAATTTTAGTACTCGCCTGATAGCTTGGAAGAGTGACGATGATCCAACCCAAGGAGACTTATCTTGGGGCATTATCCTGCACCCTTATCCTGAGATCTATATGATGAAGGGAACAAAAAAGTACCATAGACTTGGACCATGGAATGGTTTGCGTTTCAGTGGCTTTCCACTTATGAAGCCTAATAACCACATATACTATTCTGAGTTTGTCTGCAACCAGGAAGAGGTTTATTTCAGATGGAGCCTCAAGCAGACTAGTTCAATATCAAAAGTGGTACTTAACCAAACCACACTGGAACGTCAGCGTTATGTATGGTCTGGGAAATCATGGATTTTATATGCAGCACTGCCAGAAGACTACTGTGACCATTATGGAGTTTGTGGAGCCAATACATACTGCACCACTTCTGCATTACCAATGTGTCAATGTTTAAAAGGGTTCAAGCCTAAGTCTCCTGAGGAATGGAACTCAATGAACTGGTCTGAAGGATGTGTCCGGAAACATCCACTTAGCTGCAAAAATAAGCTCAGTGATGGGTTTGTACTAGTGGAAGGCTTGAAAGTGCCGGATACTAAAGATACGTTTGTGGATGAGACTATTGATCTAAAACAATGCAGAACCAAGTGCTTGAATAAATGTTCCTGCATGGCGTATACCAATTCAAATATAAGTGGAGCAGGCAGTGGCTGTGTTATGTGGTTTGGTGATTTATTTGACATCAAACTGTATCCAGAGAATGGGCAGAGTCTATATATAAGGTTGCCTGCTTCAGAATTAG AGTTTATCAGGTACAAGAGGAACtctataataataattgtaaCCTCCGTTGCTGCAACTTTGGTAGTGATGGTAGTGACACTTGCTATTTATTTCATCAGAAGAAGGAAAATTGCCG ACAAGTCAAAGACAGAAGAGAACATCGAAAGACAGCTAGATGATATGGATGTGCCATTGTTTGATCTTCTAACAGTCACTACTGCCACCAACAATTTTTCATTGAATAATAAGATTGGACAAGGTGGTTTTGGACCTGTATATAAG GGAGAATTAGTGGATGGGCGAGAAATTGCTGTCAAGCGACTATCAACTAGCTCTGGACAAGGAATAAATGAGTTCACAGCAGAAGTAAAACTGATTGCAAAGCTTCAACACCGAAATCTTGTAAAGCTCCTTGGCTGTTGCTTTCAAGGACaagaaaaattactaatatatgAATACATGGTTAATGGCAGCCTAGACACCTTCATTTTTG ataaagTGAAAGGTAAATTATTGGATTGGCCCCGACGCTTCCACATAATACTTGGAATTGCTAGAGGACTTTTGTATCTCCATCAAGATTCCCGATTAAGGATTATTCATAGAGATCTCAAAGCAAGTAATGTTTTACTTGATGAAAAGTTCAATCCTAAAATATCAGATTTTGGAACAGCAAAAGCTTTTGGAGGAGACCAAATCGAAGGAAACACAAAAAGAGTAGTTGGGACTTA TGGATACATGGCCCCAGAATATGCTGTTGCTGGACTATTTTCAATCAAATCAGACGTTTTCAGCTTTGGTATTTTACTGTTGGAGATTGTATgtggaataaaaaataaagctcTTTGTGATGGAAACCAGATTCATAGCCTT GCATGGACACTTTGGAAAGAGAAAAATGCTTTACAGTTGATTGACTCAAGCATAAAGGACTCATGTGTTATCTCAGAAGTACTGCGATGCATCCATGTTAGTCTCTTGTGCTTGCAACAATACCCGGGAGATAGGCCAACCATGACATCAGTAATTCAAATGTTAGGGAGTGAGATGGAACTGGTTGAGCCAAAGGAGCTTAGTTTCTTTCAAAGCAGGATTTTGGATGAAGGAAAATTAAGCTTTAATCTAAACCTAATGACTTCAAATGATGAATTAACCATTACCTCATTAAATGGCCGGTGA
- the LOC114415919 gene encoding G-type lectin S-receptor-like serine/threonine-protein kinase At4g27290 isoform X3 encodes MKFILFLISMIVYILFFPFLIVFTAAETSSITQSQSLSYRKTLVSPSGIFELGFFNLGNPNKIYLGIWNKNIPLQNIVWVANGGSPIKDSSSILKLDSSGNLVLTHNNTVVWSTSSPEKAQNPVAELLDSGNLVIRDENGGNEDAYMWQSFDYPSNTMLQGMKVGWDLKRNFSTRLIAWKSDDDPTQGDLSWGIILHPYPEIYMMKGTKKYHRLGPWNGLRFSGFPLMKPNNHIYYSEFVCNQEEVYFRWSLKQTSSISKVVLNQTTLERQRYVWSGKSWILYAALPEDYCDHYGVCGANTYCTTSALPMCQCLKGFKPKSPEEWNSMNWSEGCVRKHPLSCKNKLSDGFVLVEGLKVPDTKDTFVDETIDLKQCRTKCLNKCSCMAYTNSNISGAGSGCVMWFGDLFDIKLYPENGQSLYIRLPASELDKSKTEENIERQLDDMDVPLFDLLTVTTATNNFSLNNKIGQGGFGPVYKGELVDGREIAVKRLSTSSGQGINEFTAEVKLIAKLQHRNLVKLLGCCFQGQEKLLIYEYMVNGSLDTFIFDKVKGKLLDWPRRFHIILGIARGLLYLHQDSRLRIIHRDLKASNVLLDEKFNPKISDFGTAKAFGGDQIEGNTKRVVGTYGYMAPEYAVAGLFSIKSDVFSFGILLLEIVCGIKNKALCDGNQIHSLAWTLWKEKNALQLIDSSIKDSCVISEVLRCIHVSLLCLQQYPGDRPTMTSVIQMLGSEMELVEPKELSFFQSRILDEGKLSFNLNLMTSNDELTITSLNGR; translated from the exons ATGAAGTTTATTCTTTTTCTGATTAGTATGATAGTTTATATActgtttttcccttttctcaTAGTTTTCACAGCAGCAGAAACTTCATCCATCACACAATCCCAGTCCCTCAGTTACAGAAAGACCCTAGTTTCCCCAAGTGGAATCTTCGAACTCGGTTTCTTCAATCTTGGAAATCCGAACAAAATCTACCTTGGAATTTGGAACAAGAATATTCCACTTCAAAACATAGTTTGGGTTGCAAACGGTGGTAGTCCAATCAAGGATTCTTCTTCCATCTTGAAACTAGACAGTTCTGGCAATTTGGTCCTTACACACAACAACACAGTTGTTTGGAGCACAAGTTCTCCAGAAAAGGCACAGAATCCGGTGGCAGAGCTCTTGGATTCTGGCAATCTTGTGATAagagatgagaatggaggaaaTGAAGACGCATATATGTGGCAAAGCTTTGATTACCCATCTAATACTATGCTGCAAGGAATGAAGGTTGGATGGGACCTCAAAAGAAATTTTAGTACTCGCCTGATAGCTTGGAAGAGTGACGATGATCCAACCCAAGGAGACTTATCTTGGGGCATTATCCTGCACCCTTATCCTGAGATCTATATGATGAAGGGAACAAAAAAGTACCATAGACTTGGACCATGGAATGGTTTGCGTTTCAGTGGCTTTCCACTTATGAAGCCTAATAACCACATATACTATTCTGAGTTTGTCTGCAACCAGGAAGAGGTTTATTTCAGATGGAGCCTCAAGCAGACTAGTTCAATATCAAAAGTGGTACTTAACCAAACCACACTGGAACGTCAGCGTTATGTATGGTCTGGGAAATCATGGATTTTATATGCAGCACTGCCAGAAGACTACTGTGACCATTATGGAGTTTGTGGAGCCAATACATACTGCACCACTTCTGCATTACCAATGTGTCAATGTTTAAAAGGGTTCAAGCCTAAGTCTCCTGAGGAATGGAACTCAATGAACTGGTCTGAAGGATGTGTCCGGAAACATCCACTTAGCTGCAAAAATAAGCTCAGTGATGGGTTTGTACTAGTGGAAGGCTTGAAAGTGCCGGATACTAAAGATACGTTTGTGGATGAGACTATTGATCTAAAACAATGCAGAACCAAGTGCTTGAATAAATGTTCCTGCATGGCGTATACCAATTCAAATATAAGTGGAGCAGGCAGTGGCTGTGTTATGTGGTTTGGTGATTTATTTGACATCAAACTGTATCCAGAGAATGGGCAGAGTCTATATATAAGGTTGCCTGCTTCAGAATTAG ACAAGTCAAAGACAGAAGAGAACATCGAAAGACAGCTAGATGATATGGATGTGCCATTGTTTGATCTTCTAACAGTCACTACTGCCACCAACAATTTTTCATTGAATAATAAGATTGGACAAGGTGGTTTTGGACCTGTATATAAG GGAGAATTAGTGGATGGGCGAGAAATTGCTGTCAAGCGACTATCAACTAGCTCTGGACAAGGAATAAATGAGTTCACAGCAGAAGTAAAACTGATTGCAAAGCTTCAACACCGAAATCTTGTAAAGCTCCTTGGCTGTTGCTTTCAAGGACaagaaaaattactaatatatgAATACATGGTTAATGGCAGCCTAGACACCTTCATTTTTG ataaagTGAAAGGTAAATTATTGGATTGGCCCCGACGCTTCCACATAATACTTGGAATTGCTAGAGGACTTTTGTATCTCCATCAAGATTCCCGATTAAGGATTATTCATAGAGATCTCAAAGCAAGTAATGTTTTACTTGATGAAAAGTTCAATCCTAAAATATCAGATTTTGGAACAGCAAAAGCTTTTGGAGGAGACCAAATCGAAGGAAACACAAAAAGAGTAGTTGGGACTTA TGGATACATGGCCCCAGAATATGCTGTTGCTGGACTATTTTCAATCAAATCAGACGTTTTCAGCTTTGGTATTTTACTGTTGGAGATTGTATgtggaataaaaaataaagctcTTTGTGATGGAAACCAGATTCATAGCCTT GCATGGACACTTTGGAAAGAGAAAAATGCTTTACAGTTGATTGACTCAAGCATAAAGGACTCATGTGTTATCTCAGAAGTACTGCGATGCATCCATGTTAGTCTCTTGTGCTTGCAACAATACCCGGGAGATAGGCCAACCATGACATCAGTAATTCAAATGTTAGGGAGTGAGATGGAACTGGTTGAGCCAAAGGAGCTTAGTTTCTTTCAAAGCAGGATTTTGGATGAAGGAAAATTAAGCTTTAATCTAAACCTAATGACTTCAAATGATGAATTAACCATTACCTCATTAAATGGCCGGTGA
- the LOC114415919 gene encoding G-type lectin S-receptor-like serine/threonine-protein kinase At4g27290 isoform X2, which yields MKILQVSALMMLFYWLCVFFTAAETSSITQSQSLSYRKTLVSPSGIFELGFFNLGNPNKIYLGIWNKNIPLQNIVWVANGGSPIKDSSSILKLDSSGNLVLTHNNTVVWSTSSPEKAQNPVAELLDSGNLVIRDENGGNEDAYMWQSFDYPSNTMLQGMKVGWDLKRNFSTRLIAWKSDDDPTQGDLSWGIILHPYPEIYMMKGTKKYHRLGPWNGLRFSGFPLMKPNNHIYYSEFVCNQEEVYFRWSLKQTSSISKVVLNQTTLERQRYVWSGKSWILYAALPEDYCDHYGVCGANTYCTTSALPMCQCLKGFKPKSPEEWNSMNWSEGCVRKHPLSCKNKLSDGFVLVEGLKVPDTKDTFVDETIDLKQCRTKCLNKCSCMAYTNSNISGAGSGCVMWFGDLFDIKLYPENGQSLYIRLPASELEFIRYKRNSIIIIVTSVAATLVVMVVTLAIYFIRRRKIADKSKTEENIERQLDDMDVPLFDLLTVTTATNNFSLNNKIGQGGFGPVYKGELVDGREIAVKRLSTSSGQGINEFTAEVKLIAKLQHRNLVKLLGCCFQGQEKLLIYEYMVNGSLDTFIFDKVKGKLLDWPRRFHIILGIARGLLYLHQDSRLRIIHRDLKASNVLLDEKFNPKISDFGTAKAFGGDQIEGNTKRVVGTYGYMAPEYAVAGLFSIKSDVFSFGILLLEIVCGIKNKALCDGNQIHSLAWTLWKEKNALQLIDSSIKDSCVISEVLRCIHVSLLCLQQYPGDRPTMTSVIQMLGSEMELVEPKELSFFQSRILDEGKLSFNLNLMTSNDELTITSLNGR from the exons ATGAAAATTCTGCAAGTCTCAGCACTGATGATGCTATTTTATTGGTTATGCGTTT TTTTCACAGCAGCAGAAACTTCATCCATCACACAATCCCAGTCCCTCAGTTACAGAAAGACCCTAGTTTCCCCAAGTGGAATCTTCGAACTCGGTTTCTTCAATCTTGGAAATCCGAACAAAATCTACCTTGGAATTTGGAACAAGAATATTCCACTTCAAAACATAGTTTGGGTTGCAAACGGTGGTAGTCCAATCAAGGATTCTTCTTCCATCTTGAAACTAGACAGTTCTGGCAATTTGGTCCTTACACACAACAACACAGTTGTTTGGAGCACAAGTTCTCCAGAAAAGGCACAGAATCCGGTGGCAGAGCTCTTGGATTCTGGCAATCTTGTGATAagagatgagaatggaggaaaTGAAGACGCATATATGTGGCAAAGCTTTGATTACCCATCTAATACTATGCTGCAAGGAATGAAGGTTGGATGGGACCTCAAAAGAAATTTTAGTACTCGCCTGATAGCTTGGAAGAGTGACGATGATCCAACCCAAGGAGACTTATCTTGGGGCATTATCCTGCACCCTTATCCTGAGATCTATATGATGAAGGGAACAAAAAAGTACCATAGACTTGGACCATGGAATGGTTTGCGTTTCAGTGGCTTTCCACTTATGAAGCCTAATAACCACATATACTATTCTGAGTTTGTCTGCAACCAGGAAGAGGTTTATTTCAGATGGAGCCTCAAGCAGACTAGTTCAATATCAAAAGTGGTACTTAACCAAACCACACTGGAACGTCAGCGTTATGTATGGTCTGGGAAATCATGGATTTTATATGCAGCACTGCCAGAAGACTACTGTGACCATTATGGAGTTTGTGGAGCCAATACATACTGCACCACTTCTGCATTACCAATGTGTCAATGTTTAAAAGGGTTCAAGCCTAAGTCTCCTGAGGAATGGAACTCAATGAACTGGTCTGAAGGATGTGTCCGGAAACATCCACTTAGCTGCAAAAATAAGCTCAGTGATGGGTTTGTACTAGTGGAAGGCTTGAAAGTGCCGGATACTAAAGATACGTTTGTGGATGAGACTATTGATCTAAAACAATGCAGAACCAAGTGCTTGAATAAATGTTCCTGCATGGCGTATACCAATTCAAATATAAGTGGAGCAGGCAGTGGCTGTGTTATGTGGTTTGGTGATTTATTTGACATCAAACTGTATCCAGAGAATGGGCAGAGTCTATATATAAGGTTGCCTGCTTCAGAATTAG AGTTTATCAGGTACAAGAGGAACtctataataataattgtaaCCTCCGTTGCTGCAACTTTGGTAGTGATGGTAGTGACACTTGCTATTTATTTCATCAGAAGAAGGAAAATTGCCG ACAAGTCAAAGACAGAAGAGAACATCGAAAGACAGCTAGATGATATGGATGTGCCATTGTTTGATCTTCTAACAGTCACTACTGCCACCAACAATTTTTCATTGAATAATAAGATTGGACAAGGTGGTTTTGGACCTGTATATAAG GGAGAATTAGTGGATGGGCGAGAAATTGCTGTCAAGCGACTATCAACTAGCTCTGGACAAGGAATAAATGAGTTCACAGCAGAAGTAAAACTGATTGCAAAGCTTCAACACCGAAATCTTGTAAAGCTCCTTGGCTGTTGCTTTCAAGGACaagaaaaattactaatatatgAATACATGGTTAATGGCAGCCTAGACACCTTCATTTTTG ataaagTGAAAGGTAAATTATTGGATTGGCCCCGACGCTTCCACATAATACTTGGAATTGCTAGAGGACTTTTGTATCTCCATCAAGATTCCCGATTAAGGATTATTCATAGAGATCTCAAAGCAAGTAATGTTTTACTTGATGAAAAGTTCAATCCTAAAATATCAGATTTTGGAACAGCAAAAGCTTTTGGAGGAGACCAAATCGAAGGAAACACAAAAAGAGTAGTTGGGACTTA TGGATACATGGCCCCAGAATATGCTGTTGCTGGACTATTTTCAATCAAATCAGACGTTTTCAGCTTTGGTATTTTACTGTTGGAGATTGTATgtggaataaaaaataaagctcTTTGTGATGGAAACCAGATTCATAGCCTT GCATGGACACTTTGGAAAGAGAAAAATGCTTTACAGTTGATTGACTCAAGCATAAAGGACTCATGTGTTATCTCAGAAGTACTGCGATGCATCCATGTTAGTCTCTTGTGCTTGCAACAATACCCGGGAGATAGGCCAACCATGACATCAGTAATTCAAATGTTAGGGAGTGAGATGGAACTGGTTGAGCCAAAGGAGCTTAGTTTCTTTCAAAGCAGGATTTTGGATGAAGGAAAATTAAGCTTTAATCTAAACCTAATGACTTCAAATGATGAATTAACCATTACCTCATTAAATGGCCGGTGA